The following are encoded in a window of Candidatus Fluviicola riflensis genomic DNA:
- a CDS encoding transketolase, whose product MKEFEILGKKDTRSGFGEGLLELGKTNPEVVGLCADLTGSLKMDAFQKEFPERFFQVGIAEANMIGMAAGMTIGGKIPYTGTFANFSTGRVYDQIRQSVAYSKKNVKICASHAGLTLGEDGATHQILEDIGMMRMLPHMTVIVPADFNQTKQATIAISKLEGPVYLRFGRPVVPIFVQPDAEFVIGKADVLSEGTDVTIIACGHLVWKSIEAATELAKQGISAEVINMHTIKPLDEKAILDSVRKTRCVVTAEEHMLNGGLGEAVSQVLARHMPAPQEYVGVNDTFGESGTPDELMTKYGLDAIDVINAAKRVIQRK is encoded by the coding sequence ATGAAGGAATTTGAAATCTTAGGAAAGAAAGACACACGATCAGGATTCGGTGAAGGTTTGTTAGAATTAGGAAAAACCAACCCTGAAGTGGTAGGACTTTGTGCCGATTTAACAGGATCACTCAAAATGGATGCTTTCCAGAAAGAGTTTCCTGAACGGTTTTTCCAGGTTGGAATTGCCGAAGCAAATATGATCGGTATGGCAGCAGGAATGACTATTGGCGGGAAAATTCCGTACACCGGTACATTTGCCAACTTTTCTACCGGACGCGTTTACGATCAGATTCGTCAATCTGTAGCTTATTCTAAGAAAAACGTAAAAATTTGTGCTTCTCATGCCGGATTGACATTGGGAGAAGACGGAGCTACACACCAGATCCTGGAAGACATCGGAATGATGCGCATGTTGCCACACATGACGGTGATTGTTCCTGCCGATTTTAACCAGACAAAACAGGCTACCATCGCTATTTCCAAATTGGAAGGCCCGGTTTATTTGCGTTTCGGAAGGCCGGTTGTGCCAATTTTTGTCCAGCCCGATGCTGAATTTGTGATCGGAAAAGCAGATGTATTGTCTGAAGGAACTGATGTTACCATTATCGCTTGCGGACATTTGGTATGGAAATCCATTGAAGCAGCAACCGAATTGGCCAAGCAGGGAATCAGTGCCGAAGTAATCAATATGCATACGATTAAACCTTTGGACGAAAAAGCAATCTTAGACTCAGTACGCAAAACACGTTGCGTGGTTACTGCCGAAGAGCACATGCTCAATGGTGGTTTGGGCGAAGCAGTTTCCCAGGTATTGGCGCGTCACATGCCTGCTCCACAAGAGTATGTAGGTGTCAACGATACATTTGGAGAATCGGGAACGCCCGACGAATTGATGACCAAATACGGTCTTGATGCCATCGACGTGATTAATGCCGCAAAACGAGTTATTCAACGAAAATAA